Genomic segment of Drosophila biarmipes strain raj3 chromosome 2L, RU_DBia_V1.1, whole genome shotgun sequence:
AAAATAGGGCCTGAAGAAAAGCAGGTGGATGTGAAGGTACCGTCGCAGGAAGTAGTAAAACCCTTGGTTCCAGCCGATCCTGAAGACATTTTACCCACTGAGCCTCTAAGCGAGGCGTCAACAGAAAAACAGGCGGAACTGAAGGAAGCTGTCCAGGCAGAACAGGATCCCATCGTGGATTCAAAGACCTTATATTCTCTGTCCGTGGGGAAAATCACTGAAAAGGTGCCTGAGTCACCACTTCCCATTGTTAAAGATGAAGTTAAGGAGGAAACAGCTACGCTTTCTCCTGAGATCCAAGCTGCGCCTGCAAAAGATAACATTGCTGACCCCGTTGTAGCTCAATCTGAGGAGGGACCAAAAGCGCATTCCGAGTCAGTGACCAGGTCAACTGCTCCTGCCATAGAAGAGCCTCCGCCAAGAGCGGAATCTGTTGGATTACCGCCTCTTTTCGAAAAGAACAACTTTGAGAATCCCAACGATTACTATAAGCAATTGCAAGAGCAGCAGCATaagcaaaaattaattgatgAGGCGGAGCAAAAGAGGTTACAGGAAGAAGCGGATCAGCAAAAAAGGTTGCAAGAGGAAGCTGAGCAGCAGAAAAGGTTACAAGAGGAAGCAGAGCAGCAAAAGAGATTGCAGGAGGAATCAGAGCTGAAAAGATTACAAGAGGAAGAAGAGCAGCTAAAAAAGTTACAAGAGGAAGAAGAGCAGCAGAAAAGGTTACAAGCGGAGGCAGAGCAGCAGAAGGGATTGCAAGAGTTAGCAGAACAGCAGCAGCGATCAAGTGAGGAAGCAGAGCAGTCCAAAGACGTGTTCGATAACCCGAATGACTACTACAAAAACCAACAGACAGAGCATCACCATCATCAACCCACAGAAAGTGCCTTTAATTACGCATCAAGTGCAGAGCAAACCACTCCTACCCCGGATGATGAGTCCCCCCATGGAGTAGTCCACGAGGAGTCCACACAGGCATCTCCGACTGATTATGAACGCGCGGGAGTCGGATCCGTGGAGCCAGTAGCTCTGCCCGCCACAGCTAGTCCCACGTCTGAGGTGCCCATCAAAGAGGATGGCGTAGGCGGTGGTCTCTTTGCCACTATTGTGGACACCGTGAACAATTTCATCGGAAAGGAGCCACAGGCTGGCCCATCGGATACCAGCGATGAGCTGCACCGAATTCTCTATCCAGGCATGGCTGAGGTGGCATCATCTCAAAAGAAACCAGAAGGTAAGTCCGTCATAATGTTCACATTTGTCCCAGTGGGTAAATAATACTGTGTTGGTAAATCAATTTCACAAACAGCTGAGCAAACTCTTTAGTAAAAGAAGGCCAGCTCTGAAGCTTAAATACTTTTGCTTAACTTAAAAGATCTCTCCTAATTTATAAGAAACACTTAACACTTATTTCTTACTTTCTTCGTATTTTGTAGACCATGCTGCTGTCGAAGTGGATGGTTACTGTGCTCGGTTTCAAACCAACGATGAGCAGTGCCATCGGTCCATATCTCTTGATAACTTTGCAGAAGTAATGGCCGGGAAAATAGTGGATCACAGCCAACTTTTACTTTGTGTGATTATTGCGGCTGCTTCCTCCCTGTTCTTTATGTTTGGCTACTACTGCTTCTGCAATAGCAGCCGGGAGGGAGCCCTTCTCGCGAAACTGAACCACTTGGAGCGCAGTTTGCTGGCCTCCCACCAGGAGAACGTGATCATTACGCACGAGCTTACGACCGCGCGAACCAAGTTGGCCGGCATAGAGGACAACTCCTTTGGCTCCAACGACATGGTCGCTGACCTTAAGAAGCAGCTGGAATCGGAGCTTTATGAGAAGGCCAAGCTGCAGGAGCAAGTTAGCTCGCTGGAAAGGGTAGGTCCAAGAAATCAATCATTTGAGGTGCTATTATACAAGTCCTTTTCGTTACAAGGATCTGGATAACGCCGCTGAGGCTGGCTTGGAGCTGAATAAAATGCTGTCGGAGGTGCTGAGCAGCCAGAATGGCGATGAGGCCTTCATGAACACCGTTGATGAACTGCAGCGGCAGCTTAATGAGCAAGAAAGTGAGTATACGCCATATTCTCTCTTGAATATGACTATTTTGCTAAGAAGAGAATCTTACTATATTGCAATTTACTATACCAGAAATCATCATCGAGATCAACTCGAGTCTGGCGGAGAAGAGTCGCGAGAACAGCGAACTGCAATACTCCTTTACGGAGGCCACTACGCGCCTCACCAGCGAACTAAAGGCCTTGCAAGAGGACAACTACGAGTTGGATATAGAAAAGTCAAAGCTGCAATCACGTCTCGAGGAAATCCAGGCCGAGACCGAGTTGGAGTTGGCCAAGGCCCTGGAGGCACGCAATTACGAAATGCAAAAGTTACAAAACCAAATTCTCGATTTGACCGCCAAGTGGGAGCGGGAACACGGCGATCTGCAGACCAGTCTGGCGAAGATCGAAGCGCTCGAGGATTGCCTAAAGGCAGTCAAGAAGGATGCCAACTTCAATATCCAGGAACTGATCACCTCAGCGAAGACGCGCGGAGAGCTAAACGCAGCCCATAAAAAGTTCGTCGAGCTGCAGGCAAAGGTGGAGCAGGAAGTTGCCCATAGGCAGCGGCTGGAGAGCCAGCTGCAGCAGTCATGTTCAGATGTGGAGCAGCTGAAGCAGGACTTCAACCAATCAGAGCGCGACAAGTTGGAAGCCCAGACGCGCCTCGAAGTCCTGTCGGGTTACTTCCGCGAGAAGGAGAACGAGCTTAAGAAGTGGGTTGTCGAAAAGAGACTTATGTAAgaaatttaattcattttctGTAACAATTTCAGAGAACTGAGTCTGCAGGAGACCAAATGGCTGCAACATCAGGGGGAGAATGCCAGCACAGTGGAGACCCAGACGCTTATGAAGAATGAAATTCAAACTCTCAAGTATGGAAACCAAACGGCCAAGTTGTAAGAaccatttaaaaagtattccaTTCGCAGATCTCAGAACGATGAGCTGCGAGCCGAGATCGAGGCACAGATAGCCTCACACAAGGCCCAGATGGGCACGCTGGAGAACCGCGCTCATGAGTCCTGGCTGGCGGCGCGCCAGTCCGAGCGCCGTTGCGAAGAGGCGCTGGCCGAGGCCGCCGGCCTGAGGCGCAAGCTGACTACCATGGCCAGCGGAGGAGGCGTTGCCGGTGATCCTGGCGTCATGGAGGCCATCGTGGCCAACGGAGCGCCTGTCCTGGGCGCGGAATTGAAGACGGCTCCGTCGCCGCTTCCCTTGCCGGGTTCACCACTGCTGAACATGCCAAATCCACTGCCATTCCTGGCGGCACCCTTCTCTCCGTTCATGGGTCTGCCGCCGCCATTCCTGCCGCCCACTGCAGCGGGCGGGGCACGTCCTCCGCCTCTGGGACGCATGCGTTCGCCCCCGCCATCGAGCCGAGGCGATCGGGATCGAGACCGGTACTCGGACTACAGCGACTACGATGActacgacgacgatgatgaggaCGAGAGGGGTGTGGACCGTCGCCGCCGGCACAGCGGAAGCTGGGGTCGCCGCCATCGTGACTCCTACAACCACTCGCCGCGCACATATCGCTCGCTATCCCCATCGGACAGTCGCTACAACTACAACGACACGGAGACGGACTTCAGTCCACCGCCGAGTCCTCCGCCAATTTTGTCGGGACGAAGCGCGAACTCGCGACCCTACAGCGAGGTCTGAGGGAAGGGGTTCTTCCGTGTAACCAAGTCCTACCAAGTATATTAGACTCAAAACTagttcaaatatatttattaatcatGATTATCGAAAGGTCGGGTCGGGGCGGGTTGGGTCGGCCTATCAAAGCGATTCCGCTAACAGGGATCTCAGGAGAATCCATCAACATCAACGACTAAGAAAACTCCTGACTGAATGGTGATTGATATCCAAGAAAATTCaaagaaattaaacaattacAAAAACCCAAAGCCAAGCTGTTTTTATCTTGCAACGGGTGGAGAGAaccttaattttattaatcaataattattatttaatgaagACTTCGGCATAGTATGGAGTAAGAACTGATTGTTAGATTTCTTCTGCAAGgcaaaattttgaatatatttatagtaTATCCAAAAAcaagtaaatttaattaataactttttggaaataaatagaaaataattatattacaaattttattagcCTCTTTATTAAGCGAATATCTTTCAACTGATTTAATGTAATGTACTAAATAAGTACAACAACCGTACTAATAATTTTGCATCGCATCGGAATACAAGTTCTAAAGACGGAAGGTCAAGTAAATAACACAATTTTAcattccaaaaattaaaacctAACCGCGGGTCACGTGTCTTGCTGTATAAATTCAAGCTCTATGCATTCGCCTGGCAATTGTGAATCAATACTATTCGTCGGATTGTAGGAAACTATAAGTTTTGGATGTTTAAAGTGCTGGGCAATCTGGGGTAGAAGATGAGCTTTAAAATACAGATTTGTCGTAATCAGTAATGAACGTACCAGAGCTTCTTTggaagttttataaaaatgcatgATTAAGGGCTCCTTCCGCTGATTCAAGGCACGGCTCATGGTTGACTTGCTAAAGGCGAAGAAATCGTCGTACAGAACGTGGTTGGACATGCTGAAGATCCTGAGTCGGGGACAGGCAAGCACCACGTCCCATATACCGTCGGCATTTAACCAAATTCGAGAGTTCTCTAGATGCAGTTGCTCTAGGAGAGGAAAGCAGTTTATTATCGGGCGGAAGTCAACGGCGGCACAGCCTTCATCATCGACGAGGGTCAGGCAACGGAGGTTTTGGAACTTGGCCAACACCTCGGTTCGCATCATCCAGATATTGTCGCTGAAAGCAGCGGTCACCACATCCTGACCCCTTAGACGACCAATGTCCGATATCAGTTCGTCCATCTGCTCGAAGTTGTGCAGCAGGAGCTTTCTCAACTTTGGTAGGCGCAGTAGTTTGCTGGTGTTGTCAGTGCCCAGGTGGACGAtgtccagctccagctcctccagtTCCTGCAACGAACTGATGGCCCGCACATAGGCATCTTCCTCGGCTTTGTGCCATTGGATGCTCAGGGTCTGCAGCCGCAAGTTCTGGCAGATTTCCTCGAAGAACTGGGTGCTCAAGTACCAGCACAGCTGGAGATCAAGTCGGCGAAGATGCCTCCACCGACTGATGTACTGACCACTGCAGTTTCCGCTCAGACCAATGGCCTCCAGCAGGGGAAAGCACTTCACCAGAATGGCAATGTCGGCGTCACCCTCCAGCTCACTGCTCTCATCCCCCATGTAGGTCAGTTCCCGTGCGTTGGGAAAGGTGTGGCTCTCCCACCGTCCAAGTTGATCCATGTTCAAGTACCGGAGCGTGAGTTCCTCCACAGACAAGTGGATCGCCTCCAGGAACTCTTCCAGGACGTCGGGATTTCCCGCGAAGGTTTCCTGGTCCACGGAGTGATCTGTCTGGTGCCGCCAGGTGTACGAAAGGACCGATCTCAGGCGGGATGAGGGCTCCGAACTCTTCCATAGCTGCAGTTGCTCGTCCAGATTCAGGTACTCTACAATTTTACTAATCATCTGATATGGGAAGGTCTACTCTGGATTTGTAGGCCACTTACAGCAGACAGTCATCATTGAGAGTGTCTATGCACGCCATTCCAGGACAGGATTAGGATAACCGGCAGTATAGAAGGCCCTGTATTCCGATGAGTGGTATAAAGTTAAAGCTGTTGCTTCCTATGATGAAAACATACTATCAATTTGGACCGTAAAAGCTTTGGGTTATCGACTATCGAATCCAAAATTGTGGCCCGTTAGGGGTATTCGCCTAATTCTACGGTAGCTTTACCAACAGGTCATACTAAGTCATATTACAAGATGTATGACAGACATGGGTTATGTAGATCTGATCTTGATAAACTTAAAGCGGTATTATAACTCTAGGTGGTAGTACTAACCTACATCCGATCAAAAGCATAACGTTCCCAATACCCTAATGCAAAATTCATGTATCTCATATAGGAAGCTTGCAACATAACCTCCTTATAAAATTCTTGGTAAAACAtggttaatttaattaatagagtacaatttattaacaaaactaaaaacatatatttataataggTGTCTATTTTAACGAATATGCATAGTGTTCTCCTGAAAATGTCACAGATCACATATTCTGGCGCTTTGTGGTTATGGCTCACCAGTTTTCCACAAACCTCCCGAGGGATTTTATATATTGGATAATCTACAACTCGATATGTTTGGAATTGCGACTGCCTGCTTTTCCAGATAAGATTAAGGTATCTGCGCAGTTGACATTGATTAGTTAGTGCTGGTGGGCTTCAGTCGATTTCCAGTTTTCGAAAGGACCCCACAGCCCCAAAGGAGGATCGATGATTCTTCCGGACACTATCCCCAAACTCGCGCAACTTGTTATTCGCGCCAAAACTTTGGGACTCCTGAAAGTAGGGTCCATAACTGGTGAGTTTCGCCTCCATGGTGTGGCTTATGTCCTGCATGCTGCCCCTTGTTCCTCCGTACTCCTTAGGTAGGTATTCACGGCGCACTATGTCGAATATAGCCGCCGGGTCGGAGCTCACCGAGATCTAAAGTAGAATTGTTTATAGTTCAAATGGGAGGGGATCTTAAGGTGTGTTTGTACCCACCCGGCTCTTGATTTTGGCCGGGAAAAAGGATCTTAGCGAGTTGAACCCAGTTTCGAAGGCCGCAGGAACATTGATAAAGTGAATGCCCTTCTGGCGCGTCGGCATGGCCTCATCCGCATAGGAGGAAAACTTGCTCAGCAACTGCGGCTGGAGGGCGAAGAGGTGGGTTCCCGTAACCCCCGACATATCCATAATCTCCACATAACCGCTGACTGTGGCATTATCGTCCTCGAACATCATGATCTCACCGAACATGGAACCTACGCGTATTATGTCCTGGAACTTGTATTTGCTGGTGTCGTAGGAACCAGCCCGAATGATGGTCACGCGAGGTCCCGGATCGTCCGCATCCATGGGAATTTGGAGGAGAACTCTGTAAGGGATGTGGgtaataacaaataacctGAGACTCTGTCGAAAGGA
This window contains:
- the LOC108033844 gene encoding transport and Golgi organization protein 1 isoform X2; translation: MRLANEKAKMQPQLSDLALFAALAICCLPTLTWAALSDKRLCADPKCEQIISTGIAKISYAAGGEGLISFKINSPIRVLSKSAGSNKQLWGVDINGRRGYANKEFIMEKKVLVRDKDLKFEVPVLGPGSPPDQTVETPLQPVLNASELADDLATTTTSPLDVTVDSIVVEQDKLKDQQVPDPTASSKAPVQLVEGTELPLEIIPAVTETNIVPEKAEEPQEATKSESASAAVDTKEPQASGTEPSKPQEGATEELPAAGAQKPSPLPQAINAELEDTDDFDYGDDEADEDDNDDDDDFKQGTDDNKSITEKANDKKSINESIELSPLSVEQKNATDQLEGAKIGPEEKQVDVKVPSQEVVKPLVPADPEDILPTEPLSEASTEKQAELKEAVQAEQDPIVDSKTLYSLSVGKITEKVPESPLPIVKDEVKEETATLSPEIQAAPAKDNIADPVVAQSEEGPKAHSESVTRSTAPAIEEPPPRAESVGLPPLFEKNNFENPNDYYKQLQEQQHKQKLIDEAEQKRLQEEADQQKRLQEEAEQQKRLQEESELKRLQEEEEQLKKLQEEEEQQKRLQAEAEQQKGLQELAEQQQRSSEEAEQSKDVFDNPNDYYKNQQTEHHHHQPTESAFNYASSAEQTTPTPDDESPHGVVHEESTQASPTDYERAGVGSVEPVALPATASPTSEVPIKEDGVGGGLFATIVDTVNNFIGKEPQAGPSDTSDELHRILYPGMAEVASSQKKPEDHAAVEVDGYCARFQTNDEQCHRSISLDNFAEVMAGKIVDHSQLLLCVIIAAASSLFFMFGYYCFCNSSREGALLAKLNHLERSLLASHQENVIITHELTTARTKLAGIEDNSFGSNDMVADLKKQLESELYEKAKLQEQVSSLERDLDNAAEAGLELNKMLSEVLSSQNGDEAFMNTVDELQRQLNEQEKIIIEINSSLAEKSRENSELQYSFTEATTRLTSELKALQEDNYELDIEKSKLQSRLEEIQAETELELAKALEARNYEMQKLQNQILDLTAKWEREHGDLQTSLAKIEALEDCLKAVKKDANFNIQELITSAKTRGELNAAHKKFVELQAKVEQEVAHRQRLESQLQQSCSDVEQLKQDFNQSERDKLEAQTRLEVLSGYFREKENELKKELSLQETKWLQHQGENASTVETQTLMKNEIQTLKSQNDELRAEIEAQIASHKAQMGTLENRAHESWLAARQSERRCEEALAEAAGLRRKLTTMASGGGVAGDPGVMEAIVANGAPVLGAELKTAPSPLPLPGSPLLNMPNPLPFLAAPFSPFMGLPPPFLPPTAAGGARPPPLGRMRSPPPSSRGDRDRDRYSDYSDYDDYDDDDEDERGVDRRRRHSGSWGRRHRDSYNHSPRTYRSLSPSDSRYNYNDTETDFSPPPSPPPILSGRSANSRPYSEV
- the LOC108033844 gene encoding transport and Golgi organization protein 1 isoform X1; translated protein: MRLANEKAKMQPQLSDLALFAALAICCLPTLTWAALSDKRLCADPKCEQIISTGIAKISYAAGGEGLISFKINSPIRVLSKSAGSNKQLWGVDINGRRGYANKEFIMEKKVLVRDKDLKFEVPVLGPGSPPDQTVETPLQPVLNASELADDLATTTTSPLDVTVDSIVVEQDKLKDQQVPDPTASSKAPVQLVEGTELPLEIIPAVTETNIVPEKAEEPQEATKSESASAAVDTKEPQASGTEPSKPQEGATEELPAAGAQKPSPLPQAINAELEDTDDFDYGDDEADEDDNDDDDDFKQGTDDNKSITEKANDKKSINESIELSPLSVEQKNATDQLEGAKIGPEEKQVDVKVPSQEVVKPLVPADPEDILPTEPLSEASTEKQAELKEAVQAEQDPIVDSKTLYSLSVGKITEKVPESPLPIVKDEVKEETATLSPEIQAAPAKDNIADPVVAQSEEGPKAHSESVTRSTAPAIEEPPPRAESVGLPPLFEKNNFENPNDYYKQLQEQQHKQKLIDEAEQKRLQEEADQQKRLQEEAEQQKRLQEEAEQQKRLQEESELKRLQEEEEQLKKLQEEEEQQKRLQAEAEQQKGLQELAEQQQRSSEEAEQSKDVFDNPNDYYKNQQTEHHHHQPTESAFNYASSAEQTTPTPDDESPHGVVHEESTQASPTDYERAGVGSVEPVALPATASPTSEVPIKEDGVGGGLFATIVDTVNNFIGKEPQAGPSDTSDELHRILYPGMAEVASSQKKPEDHAAVEVDGYCARFQTNDEQCHRSISLDNFAEVMAGKIVDHSQLLLCVIIAAASSLFFMFGYYCFCNSSREGALLAKLNHLERSLLASHQENVIITHELTTARTKLAGIEDNSFGSNDMVADLKKQLESELYEKAKLQEQVSSLERDLDNAAEAGLELNKMLSEVLSSQNGDEAFMNTVDELQRQLNEQEKIIIEINSSLAEKSRENSELQYSFTEATTRLTSELKALQEDNYELDIEKSKLQSRLEEIQAETELELAKALEARNYEMQKLQNQILDLTAKWEREHGDLQTSLAKIEALEDCLKAVKKDANFNIQELITSAKTRGELNAAHKKFVELQAKVEQEVAHRQRLESQLQQSCSDVEQLKQDFNQSERDKLEAQTRLEVLSGYFREKENELKKELSLQETKWLQHQGENASTVETQTLMKNEIQTLKSQNDELRAEIEAQIASHKAQMGTLENRAHESWLAARQSERRCEEALAEAAGLRRKLTTMASGGGVAGDPGVMEAIVANGAPVLGAELKTAPSPLPLPGSPLLNMPNPLPFLAAPFSPFMGLPPPFLPPTAAGGARPPPLGRMRSPPPSSRGDRDRDRYSDYSDYDDYDDDDEDERGVDRRRRHSGSWGRRHRDSYNHSPRTYRSLSPSDSRYNYNDTETDFSPPPSPPPILSGRSANSRPYSEV
- the LOC108033845 gene encoding uncharacterized protein LOC108033845 isoform X1, with translation MACIDTLNDDCLLKIVEYLNLDEQLQLWKSSEPSSRLRSVLSYTWRHQTDHSVDQETFAGNPDVLEEFLEAIHLSVEELTLRYLNMDQLGRWESHTFPNARELTYMGDESSELEGDADIAILVKCFPLLEAIGLSGNCSGQYISRWRHLRRLDLQLCWYLSTQFFEEICQNLRLQTLSIQWHKAEEDAYVRAISSLQELEELELDIVHLGTDNTSKLLRLPKLRKLLLHNFEQMDELISDIGRLRGQDVVTAAFSDNIWMMRTEVLAKFQNLRCLTLVDDEGCAAVDFRPIINCFPLLEQLHLENSRIWLNADGIWDVVLACPRLRIFSMSNHVLYDDFFAFSKSTMSRALNQRKEPLIMHFYKTSKEALIAQHFKHPKLIVSYNPTNSIDSQLPGECIELEFIQQDT
- the LOC108033845 gene encoding uncharacterized protein LOC108033845 isoform X2 encodes the protein MDQLGRWESHTFPNARELTYMGDESSELEGDADIAILVKCFPLLEAIGLSGNCSGQYISRWRHLRRLDLQLCWYLSTQFFEEICQNLRLQTLSIQWHKAEEDAYVRAISSLQELEELELDIVHLGTDNTSKLLRLPKLRKLLLHNFEQMDELISDIGRLRGQDVVTAAFSDNIWMMRTEVLAKFQNLRCLTLVDDEGCAAVDFRPIINCFPLLEQLHLENSRIWLNADGIWDVVLACPRLRIFSMSNHVLYDDFFAFSKSTMSRALNQRKEPLIMHFYKTSKEALIAQHFKHPKLIVSYNPTNSIDSQLPGECIELEFIQQDT
- the LOC108033426 gene encoding retinol-binding protein pinta, with protein sequence MSLVRPLKPALQDICIRELNEVPQRVSQDIEALREWVLKQPHLRACTDDQFLLAFLRGTKFSLERAKEKFDRFYTLQGSIPEVFNDRRLATDPQVLDIIRMGVLLQIPMDADDPGPRVTIIRAGSYDTSKYKFQDIIRVGSMFGEIMMFEDDNATVSGYVEIMDMSGVTGTHLFALQPQLLSKFSSYADEAMPTRQKGIHFINVPAAFETGFNSLRSFFPAKIKSRISVSSDPAAIFDIVRREYLPKEYGGTRGSMQDISHTMEAKLTSYGPYFQESQSFGANNKLREFGDSVRKNHRSSFGAVGSFRKLEID